DNA sequence from the Sneathiella sp. P13V-1 genome:
TTCTGTTGGGCGTGGTGAGGCAATGGGTATAGTCGGCGAGAGCGGGTCCGGAAAATCCACGGTGGGAAGAACGCTTTTACATCTCAATCATTCAAGTGGCGGAAATTTTTATCTGGATGGTGAAGATATCACCACCATCAACTCAAAGCAGGAAAAGCAGCTTCGCAAAAAAGCACAGATGATCTTTCAAGATCCTCACTCAGCACTTAATCCACGAATGACGATTATGCGATCTGTTGCGGAGCCACTCATTCTGCATACGAAGGTGAGGGGAGCTGAACTGAGAGAAAAGGTGGGTGAACTTTTGGAGATTGTGGGCCTCCAGAAGCAGTTCCTGTATCGTTATCCTCATGAATTGTCAGGGGGGCAGAAACAACGCGTTTGCATCGCACGCGCTATTGCTCTCAATCCAGAACTTCTTGTATTGGATGAGCCAACGTCCGCATTGGATGTATCGGTTCAGGCGCAGATACTGGAATTTTTGAAGAAGCTGCAAAAAGATCGACAACTTACCTATCTTTTCATTTCTCATAACTTGGCGGTCGTTCGATATATGTGTAGCCAGGTCGCCGTCATGTATTTGGGACAAATTGTAGAGCAAGGATCTACAGAAGAGATCTTCAACAATCCACGTCACCCATATACTCAGGCGCTATTGGAGGCTGTTCCGCTTCCTGAGGCGGGACAGCCAAGGAGAAGTCATCCTCTGGTGGGGGATATTCCAAGTCCCTTGTCACCACCACCCGGATGTGCGTTCAACTCGCGTTGTCAGCAGGCGATTGATGGGGTATGTGGCAAAATCCTACCGGAAAACCAAGATATAGCAGACGGACATGTAGTGAAGTGTCATCTATACGAAGGGGGCGCGATACCCAAAATGCCTGTTGCTATGTCCGGCGCGGATTAGCTTCTATTTGTGTGAGAGGCGTTATGTAGTATCATACGCATAAGGTCGCTACTTGAACTGACCCCCATTTTTCCAAGCATTCGAGAGCGGTGGATTTCAACGGTTCTATGGCTGATGCCCAGATGGCGCGCTATTTCTTTGTTTGCAAGCCCATCAACAACCAGATCGAAGACTTCCCGCTCACGGTCTGTTAAATCCATTAGCCTTTTCTTGAGCGCACTTCCCTCCAGCAATCGTTCTGCGGGGGATGTCGCTTGCGATTGTGCATATTTTCGCTCTAAACCTCCGGCGACAATTCTTCTGGCATGAATGACCGGACAAGCGCATATGGATCTTGCATGTTCCAGATCTTGCGCCGTATATCCAAGGGATGTCAGGATGACAATATCCCTATCTTTGAGATGACGGCAGGCTTTTTCAATGAGTTCTTTGCTGCCAGATGGGGCAAAGGCTCCTTCGACTTTCAGGTTTTGACTTTTTCGTACTTCAATCTGCCCCATCAAAGGGTAGATTTTACCTATTCTTAGGCCCGCCTGAATCATCGCGTCCATAAATTGATCTAAGACATTTTGGGCATGAAGAACATATTCCCCGGTTGTTCCCAGATCAAAGACACCAGTTGAAGCGATCACTGTGATATCATCTGCCGACTTTCCCTTGTTGTGGCAAAGTTCCAGAATCCTGTGGCGAAGCCAACTTTCAGAAATAACAATATTTCTTCTGTTTTCTAAGATGGTTGCAATGCCAACCTCACTGCTTCCCGGTTCCAACTCCATGATTTCCAGATCGGTTAAACCGTCTAGAGCTCCAATTTCCTGAATATGCACTGTCTCTGGTAAGAGAGAGGCGATTTCCCTGCTCATGGAGGTGCGGGGGCTTTGCCCAGCAGTAATAATTGTTACCTGACGCGTCATTCTTAACCGAAGCTCATTAATCTTTTTGTCAAGTATAGGTTGAATTTTATCACAAGAGAAGCGTTCATTAAGATTAAGTGGGTATACGTATTCTGTCACGGGCCGGCATTTCATAATCTCAATTTCAGCAACAAATTTCAGTCGATTGAGGAATTGAAATGCAAAGTCATGTTGGCAATGTTCGAGAGTTATCCATCGAGGATGTAGAGGCGCTTTCTTTGGGTGCCTGGATCCTGGGGACCGGGGGTGGGGGGTCTCCCTACATCAATCTTTTGAATATGAAGGAATTGTATCGACAGGGATATCAGGCAACATTGATGGATCCGTTGACGCTGGATGACGACGCTTTGGTTGCTGTTGTCTCCACGCAAGGCGCACCGATTGTTGGTCAAGAACGACTTGCCAATCCATGGATGTCGTTACGTCCCTTGGAAATTCAGGAAGAATATCTCGGTCGCAAGTTTGACGCGGTTATGCCAATAGAAATTGGAGGCGGAAATGGAGTTCTGCCTTTGATGATCGCTGCGATTAAAGGAATTCCGGCACTGGATGCTGATGCAATGGGGCGTGCTTATCCAGAAGCCCAAATGACCAGTTTCTCTGTTCATAATTTGAGCTGCGCACCACTTGCGATGGCCGATATCAGGGAAAACAAAATCGTTGTACAACAGGCAGAAGACTGGAAATGGATGGAGCGTATAAGTCGCAAAATAGTGACTGAACTAGGATCCACAGCACCAACATGCAAGGCACCGCGTACTGGAAATGAGATAAAGAACTGCGCGGTATTGCACACGGCGACAAAGGCAATGGATCTGGGACGTGCGATTTT
Encoded proteins:
- a CDS encoding DUF917 domain-containing protein → MQSHVGNVRELSIEDVEALSLGAWILGTGGGGSPYINLLNMKELYRQGYQATLMDPLTLDDDALVAVVSTQGAPIVGQERLANPWMSLRPLEIQEEYLGRKFDAVMPIEIGGGNGVLPLMIAAIKGIPALDADAMGRAYPEAQMTSFSVHNLSCAPLAMADIRENKIVVQQAEDWKWMERISRKIVTELGSTAPTCKAPRTGNEIKNCAVLHTATKAMDLGRAILRARSAHEDPVQAVIDQCDGLRIFTGKIVDIERRTTEGFLRGKAVISGLDEDQGDEFTLDFQNEFSVGSRGGQPIVMTPDLICVVDSQTGDGIATENLRYGQRVTVVALPAPDVFTTERGLELVGPRAFGFDFEFHSVFEG
- a CDS encoding AroM family protein translates to MTRQVTIITAGQSPRTSMSREIASLLPETVHIQEIGALDGLTDLEIMELEPGSSEVGIATILENRRNIVISESWLRHRILELCHNKGKSADDITVIASTGVFDLGTTGEYVLHAQNVLDQFMDAMIQAGLRIGKIYPLMGQIEVRKSQNLKVEGAFAPSGSKELIEKACRHLKDRDIVILTSLGYTAQDLEHARSICACPVIHARRIVAGGLERKYAQSQATSPAERLLEGSALKKRLMDLTDREREVFDLVVDGLANKEIARHLGISHRTVEIHRSRMLGKMGVSSSSDLMRMILHNASHTNRS
- a CDS encoding ABC transporter ATP-binding protein, which translates into the protein MLDIKNLKVGFPVGSGRNKATLMAVNGVTLSVGRGEAMGIVGESGSGKSTVGRTLLHLNHSSGGNFYLDGEDITTINSKQEKQLRKKAQMIFQDPHSALNPRMTIMRSVAEPLILHTKVRGAELREKVGELLEIVGLQKQFLYRYPHELSGGQKQRVCIARAIALNPELLVLDEPTSALDVSVQAQILEFLKKLQKDRQLTYLFISHNLAVVRYMCSQVAVMYLGQIVEQGSTEEIFNNPRHPYTQALLEAVPLPEAGQPRRSHPLVGDIPSPLSPPPGCAFNSRCQQAIDGVCGKILPENQDIADGHVVKCHLYEGGAIPKMPVAMSGAD